The sequence GGAAAATAATCTAATGAACCGTTTTGTTCCTTGTGTATGACAGGGAATAAGACGGTTTTTGTGTGAAATTAGGAGGAACAGGGAATCCTATATTAATTGACAGTGGTCACAAAGAAGTTGTATGATTAATACAATAATGTATATCAAATAAGTCGGGATTAGGAGAGGGTATGAATGAGTAGAATCGGAATTACGGTTGCAGACCTTGTAGGTAAGACCCCTTTGGTAAAGATGAATCGTATGGCGGGGCCGGATAGTGCGGATATTTACTTGAAATTGGAGTATTTTAATCCGGGGTCGAGTGTTAAGGATCGCATCGCGCTTGCAATGATTGAAGCGGCGGAAAAATCGGGTGACTTAAAAGAAGGAAGCACAATTATCGAGCCGACCAGTGGGAATACAGGTATTGGTCTCGCGATGATTGCTGCAGCAAAAGGGTATAACTCCGTGCTTGTCATGCCGGATACAATGAGTATGGAGCGGCGCAATTTGCTTCGTGCCTATGGAGCGGACCTAGTGTTAACGCCAGGCGCGGAAGGTATGAAAGGTGCTATAGCAAAAGCGGAGGAATTATCAGAGAAAAATGGCTGGTTCATGCCACAGCAATTCAATAATGAAGCGAATCCTGAAATTCATCGATTAACGACGGGTCCTGAAATTGCAGATGCACTCGAACGCGTAGATGCTTTCGTTTCAGGAATAGGCACGGGTGGTACGATCACAGGCGTTGGCAGTGTATTAAAAGAACGATTCCAGGACGTCAAGATTATTGCTGTGGAACCGACTGACTCCGCAGTACTTTCTGGAGGTAAGCCGGGTCCACATAAGATTCAAGGTATCGGTGCGGGGTTCATTCCAAAAGTATTAGACACGGACATTTACGATGAGATTATTCAAGTCTCAAATGATGAAGCGTATGACACAGCGAGACGCGCGGCAAAAGAGGAAGGGATTCTCGGTGGTGTATCTTCCGGGGCAGCAATTTTCGCTGCGTTAAAAATTGCGAAAAAACTAGGTAAAGGTAAAACGGTCGTAGCTATTCTGCCGTCCAACGGTGAGCGTTATTTGAGTACACCACTTTATCAGTTCGAAGAAGAGTGAAGAGGCGCGCATTATGCGCCTCTTTTTTCTGTTTACAACGAGAGAATTGTTGCTAATTGTAGCGTAAATAGCCTAACGGATAGTAAGATAACTATATTACGAGATGTTGGGGGAAAAACAAATGGCTAAAATGTTTCCGGAGTACAGCAAAACGAATATGACAAAAGAACAATTCTTCTATGCGTATAAGGAGCTGGCCCAACACAATGCGGGACATGCGTTGCTTGAAAGCGGGCGGACGGGAACTATGTGCATAGCGGGAATCGACCCGTTAGTGACGATGAAAGCGTTAGATGGAAATACGTTGGAACTTGTGTGGCGGGACGGTACAAAGGAATTGAAAGAAGGCGAGCCGCTTGAATTGATTGCCGAGTTTGTTCAATCAATGAATGTGGACAGTCTGCCCGAATTGCCGGACTTTCAAGGAGGCGTTATCGGTTTCATCAGTTATGACTACGTCCGTACATACGAGCCGATTCCTAACGTAGCAACAGACGATCTGCAAACGCCTGATCTCTTTTTCTACTTGTTTGATAGATGGGCTGTTCTTGATCTGGAGAAGGAAGAAGCCTACTTTATGGTTCTACCTGAAAGAGGACTTGTTGTTTCGGAATTCAAGTCTGAGTGGATGACTGCTTCGGAAATCGGCTTAACGAACAGAAAGCACGCAGTGGAAAATTCAGCTAGGGGTTCTGTTCGGATAGGAAATGTCGACGTTTCTGTAACGGATGTACAATTTGAACAGATGGTGCGAGATGTCCAACGTTATATTTCGTTGGATGAGGTGAACCAGGTCAACTTGTCTGTCCGCCAGTCTAAAGAATTGGCTGCAGACCCTCTCGATATGTACGAAGCATTGCGCTCTTTCAACCCATCTCCTTACATGGCGTCGATTGGTTCAGAAGACTTTGCGGTTGTCTCAGGCTCTCCAGAATTACTATTGAAAAAACGCGGGTCAGAAATGAGCACGCGTCCGA is a genomic window of Sporosarcina oncorhynchi containing:
- the cysK gene encoding cysteine synthase A; this encodes MSRIGITVADLVGKTPLVKMNRMAGPDSADIYLKLEYFNPGSSVKDRIALAMIEAAEKSGDLKEGSTIIEPTSGNTGIGLAMIAAAKGYNSVLVMPDTMSMERRNLLRAYGADLVLTPGAEGMKGAIAKAEELSEKNGWFMPQQFNNEANPEIHRLTTGPEIADALERVDAFVSGIGTGGTITGVGSVLKERFQDVKIIAVEPTDSAVLSGGKPGPHKIQGIGAGFIPKVLDTDIYDEIIQVSNDEAYDTARRAAKEEGILGGVSSGAAIFAALKIAKKLGKGKTVVAILPSNGERYLSTPLYQFEEE
- a CDS encoding anthranilate synthase component I family protein, producing the protein MAKMFPEYSKTNMTKEQFFYAYKELAQHNAGHALLESGRTGTMCIAGIDPLVTMKALDGNTLELVWRDGTKELKEGEPLELIAEFVQSMNVDSLPELPDFQGGVIGFISYDYVRTYEPIPNVATDDLQTPDLFFYLFDRWAVLDLEKEEAYFMVLPERGLVVSEFKSEWMTASEIGLTNRKHAVENSARGSVRIGNVDVSVTDVQFEQMVRDVQRYISLDEVNQVNLSVRQSKELAADPLDMYEALRSFNPSPYMASIGSEDFAVVSGSPELLLKKRGSEMSTRPIGGTRPRGVTPEQDMELEKELLSNEKEKGEHIMLLEQELIDFGQVCLPETVETDEFMVIERYSHVMHLVSNVRGTVSPELSNAAVIKGVFPGGSITGSPKLRTMEIIEELEPTRRGLYTGSIGWIGFNGDMELNIVIRTAYIKGGIAHIQAGAGLVPDSDPTAEYLESLNKAKALWQAKEMAETVNDQA